A genomic window from Cyprinus carpio isolate SPL01 chromosome A2, ASM1834038v1, whole genome shotgun sequence includes:
- the LOC109111708 gene encoding uncharacterized protein C14orf119-like, with protein sequence MAWFHQALQGSVQPDGSMMPPTVEDLSHSQVSKHTITQLGMSDGQGWSTLPPVSITDFPPVSRGIVPQRLEALSCTSLNVGCREDSVLLSFVTLQEQRCVLSWFLGWNAVQKQRFLEDLISKAVPGKVSSLLDQLNTLQVNDRPPNIFECQLRLWTQWFDSWSEEERNAFLNSLEEKDPTFVAYFYSRLAGTAGRD encoded by the exons ATGGCCTGGTTCCACCAGGCTTTACAAGGCTCGGTCCAGCCAGATGGATCCATGATGCCCCCTACAGTGGAAGATCTGTCCCATTCTCAGGTCTCCAAGCACACCATTACACAGTTAGGGATGTCTGATGGACAAGGTTGGTCAACTCTTCCCCCAGTTTCCATCACAGACTTTCCGCCTGTTTCAAGAGGCATTGTTCCCCAACGTCTGGAAGCACTGTCCTGCACATCCCTCAACGTGGGCTGCAGAGAAGACTCTGTGCTGCTGTCTTTCGTGACGCTGCAGGAGCAGCGATGTGTACTAAGTTGGTTTTTAGGATGGAACGCTGTCCAGAAGCAACGCTTTCTGGAAGATCTGATTTCAAAGGCTGTGCCTGGAAAGGTGTCCAGTTTATTAGACCAACTCAACACACTGcag GTGAATGATCGCCCACCTAACATTTTTGAATGCCAGTTAAGGCTGTGGACTCAGTGGTTTGATTCATGGAGCGAAGAGGAGAGAAATGCCTTTTTGAACAGCTTAGAGGAGAAGGATCCAACCTTTGTTGCATACTTCTATAGCCGGCTTGCTGGAACAGCAGGCAGAGATTGA